From a region of the Candidatus Acidiferrales bacterium genome:
- a CDS encoding MBL fold metallo-hydrolase encodes MIPLRVVIAGAACAAALLSFARVSPAAPARQVQTFETSAGPVRITPIYHASLMIEAAGKIIYIDPARPSNFAGLPPADLIIITDIHPDHMDTGSIAQISKPGTQIFAPPSVIATGTTGSPISNGETKTWGAWTIEAIPMYNIQRGPAAGQLYHPKGRGNGYVLTYGGKRFYFSGDTENIPEMRALKNIDVAFVCMNLPYTMPPDEAAEAVKAFHPQIVIPYHYRGSDLSILKRDLEGTGIEVRLLDWYPSSQ; translated from the coding sequence ATGATTCCTCTTAGAGTTGTCATCGCCGGCGCAGCATGCGCCGCTGCTCTTCTTTCATTCGCGCGGGTTTCGCCTGCTGCCCCCGCGCGTCAGGTGCAGACATTTGAAACTTCCGCCGGCCCGGTTCGCATCACGCCGATTTACCATGCCAGCCTCATGATCGAAGCCGCCGGAAAAATCATTTACATCGACCCTGCCCGGCCCTCGAATTTTGCCGGTCTTCCTCCTGCCGATCTGATCATCATCACCGATATTCACCCTGACCACATGGACACCGGCTCCATCGCGCAAATCAGCAAGCCCGGCACGCAGATTTTCGCTCCGCCCTCCGTAATCGCCACCGGTACTACCGGCTCTCCGATCTCCAATGGGGAAACGAAAACTTGGGGTGCCTGGACCATAGAAGCCATTCCCATGTACAACATCCAGCGCGGCCCTGCCGCCGGACAGTTGTATCATCCAAAGGGGCGCGGCAATGGCTACGTCCTCACCTACGGCGGCAAGCGCTTTTATTTTTCCGGCGACACGGAAAACATTCCCGAAATGCGCGCGCTCAAGAATATCGACGTCGCCTTCGTCTGCATGAATCTCCCGTACACCATGCCTCCCGACGAAGCCGCCGAGGCCGTCAAAGCGTTTCATCCTCAAATCGTCATCCCTTATCACTATCGCGGCTCGGACCTCAGCATCCTCAAGAGGGACTTGGAGGGTACCGGCATCGAAGTCCGCCTTCTCGATTGGTATCCATCGTCGCAATAG
- a CDS encoding GGDEF domain-containing protein, producing MDHNDRQAQNAETDPKNVTFRSWEYSARLRELRWRDWWMWAFSVLVILVLTASVVSLSFPAILADRKSAFGASVLETILGLIGVILIFICYLTYEKVLINRLRTELAERQFHSSLWRNLALVDPLTGLYNRRFAERHLKIEIARARRRGYALTLVLFDLNNLKQTNDRLGHLAGDVVIKGFADRLAEVVREGDLAARLGGDEFMLLLTDCKVSQVPDVLHRLESITVDMGTNRIPVTFSQGAAEYHDGDTPEDFFRSADNLLYENKQAHKQAVVSPAK from the coding sequence ATGGACCACAACGATCGGCAGGCCCAGAACGCTGAAACTGACCCGAAAAATGTGACGTTTCGCTCCTGGGAATACTCCGCCCGCTTGCGCGAGTTGCGCTGGCGTGATTGGTGGATGTGGGCCTTCTCGGTCCTTGTGATTCTCGTTCTCACCGCCAGCGTGGTTTCGCTTTCTTTTCCTGCGATCTTGGCGGATAGAAAGTCCGCTTTTGGCGCCAGCGTGCTGGAGACGATTCTGGGCCTCATCGGCGTCATTTTGATTTTCATCTGTTATCTCACGTATGAAAAAGTCCTGATTAACCGCCTGCGCACCGAGCTTGCCGAGCGCCAGTTCCATTCTTCTCTTTGGCGCAATCTGGCTCTCGTCGATCCGCTCACCGGCCTCTATAATCGCCGCTTTGCCGAGCGCCACTTGAAAATCGAAATCGCCCGCGCCCGCCGCCGCGGCTATGCTCTGACGCTCGTGCTGTTCGACCTCAACAACCTCAAGCAGACGAATGACCGCCTCGGCCACCTCGCTGGCGATGTGGTCATCAAAGGATTCGCGGATCGTTTGGCAGAGGTCGTTCGCGAGGGTGATTTAGCGGCCCGCTTGGGCGGCGACGAATTCATGCTCCTGCTGACCGATTGCAAAGTCTCGCAAGTTCCTGACGTCCTGCACCGCTTGGAATCGATCACCGTGGACATGGGGACAAATCGCATTCCGGTGACGTTTTCTCAAGGAGCGGCGGAATATCACGACGGTGACACTCCGGAAGATTTCTTTCGCTCGGCTGATAATCTGCTTTACGAAAACAAGCAGGCCCATAAGCAAGCGGTCGTCTCTCCCGCGAAATAA
- a CDS encoding YfiR family protein — protein sequence MRSSGRGRMRISPTLSVRHEKVAGACKISVLCMVAIVCGIGMAGTQPVLGQSKTEDYEVKAEDLYNFAEFTEWPPNTFPDKKSPIAVCVFGKDPFSGDLETTVLGKNKQGRSFETRHTNRVNGLRGCQMVFVDRTEAKHLPEILEAVKSAPVLLVGDRADFVEKGGEIAFVTEDGKVHFIVNVDAVERAHLKISSKLLLLAKIVHDEATRKEN from the coding sequence ATGAGGTCGAGCGGCCGCGGGAGGATGCGCATATCTCCGACGCTTTCCGTCCGCCACGAGAAAGTGGCGGGAGCGTGCAAAATTTCCGTGTTGTGCATGGTGGCGATCGTATGCGGGATTGGCATGGCTGGGACGCAGCCTGTCCTTGGCCAATCCAAAACCGAGGATTACGAGGTGAAGGCGGAGGATCTCTACAATTTCGCTGAGTTCACCGAGTGGCCTCCGAACACATTCCCCGATAAAAAATCTCCGATTGCCGTCTGCGTTTTTGGCAAGGATCCCTTTTCGGGCGATCTGGAAACAACTGTGCTTGGAAAAAACAAACAAGGACGGTCATTTGAAACGCGACACACGAATCGAGTAAACGGACTACGCGGATGCCAGATGGTCTTCGTGGATAGAACAGAGGCGAAACATCTGCCGGAAATCCTGGAAGCAGTGAAAAGCGCACCCGTGCTTTTGGTTGGAGACAGGGCCGATTTTGTGGAAAAAGGCGGGGAAATCGCGTTTGTCACCGAAGATGGCAAAGTGCATTTCATTGTCAACGTAGACGCGGTTGAACGCGCGCACTTGAAGATCAGTTCAAAGCTTCTCTTGCTGGCGAAAATCGTTCACGACGAAGCAACTAGGAAAGAAAACTAA
- a CDS encoding response regulator — translation MLSNFSIRQKLHAIVMLPCGAALLAAALAFTAYDRLSFFTTNPEDLASIAEMVGENSTAAISFDDANSAKGTLAALRAEKNIVEACIYDERGEIFASYRRDSAHLNEAFPRVQANGIVRTKKTQGLFEPITLNGEKIGTIYIESDFGKLQERSARSSTIRLLVSLGSLGIAFLLSSRLQNVISVPIRSLAETALSVSASENYATRARKTSNDEIGFLYDQFNTMLSRIQQRDAALQRARNELEERVNERTAFLNALVENTPLAVVVVNRDDEVQLCNPAFEKLFQYKHEEVFGRRLDMLVLNEEMRRKMDKAFGMKRECRSIELVTQRCRKDGALIDVEVHGAPLLVRGEVNGALRIYQDISERKRAEQEMQQAKEAAEAASAAKSEFLANMSHEIRTPMNGIMGMTELALETELTSEQREYLDTVKFSAESLLTVINDVLDFSKIEARKLSIDAIDFDLRDNIGDAMKTLGIRAHQKRLEIAYDVQPDVPETVIGDPGRLRQVLLNLVGNAIKFTEQGEVTVTVEASTQTPNDADLHFVVADTGIGIPKERQAAIFEAFTQADGSMTREYGGTGLGLTISTRLVEMMGGRIWVESEAGKGSRFHFTVHLGKRAGPAKPLAISSERVLRGMHVLVVDDNAVNRRILERVLTNWGMEAATADGAQAAMALLEQFNNTSERFRLILLDARMPGMDGFTLAKEIKDHPDWSSATIMMLTSDGQRGDAARCRQLGMAAYLVKPIRQSELLDAVLALAGARPETKEPQPLVTQHSLREQRMSLNILLAEDNAVNQLLTMRLLEKHGFQVSVAQNGREALDAIEKGVYHLVLMDVQMPEMDGFEATDRIRKAEEKSGGHIPIIAMTAHAMAGDRERCLKHGMDAYISKPIQGNELIALIKRICKLAPEAIET, via the coding sequence ATGCTTTCCAATTTTTCAATACGCCAAAAACTGCATGCCATTGTGATGCTGCCCTGCGGCGCGGCATTGCTAGCTGCCGCGCTGGCATTTACGGCTTACGACCGGCTGTCCTTCTTCACGACGAACCCTGAGGATCTGGCATCCATTGCCGAAATGGTCGGCGAAAACAGCACAGCGGCCATCAGTTTCGATGATGCGAACTCAGCAAAAGGCACGCTGGCTGCGCTCCGCGCCGAAAAGAACATCGTCGAAGCATGCATTTACGACGAAAGAGGCGAGATATTCGCGAGCTACCGCCGCGATTCTGCGCATTTGAACGAAGCCTTTCCGAGGGTTCAAGCAAACGGCATCGTGCGAACGAAAAAGACCCAGGGGCTGTTCGAGCCAATTACTCTGAACGGCGAAAAGATCGGGACGATCTATATCGAATCGGATTTTGGGAAACTGCAGGAGCGCAGCGCGCGATCTTCGACAATCCGTTTGCTGGTGTCGCTAGGCTCGCTGGGGATCGCTTTTCTGTTGTCATCGAGGCTTCAGAACGTGATTTCCGTGCCCATCCGAAGCCTCGCGGAGACGGCGCTTTCCGTATCTGCGAGTGAAAACTATGCGACGCGGGCACGGAAAACGAGCAACGATGAGATCGGTTTTCTCTATGACCAGTTCAATACGATGCTGAGCCGGATCCAACAACGCGACGCGGCGCTGCAACGGGCTCGCAACGAGTTGGAGGAAAGGGTCAATGAACGCACAGCTTTCCTGAATGCGCTGGTTGAAAACACACCGCTGGCCGTCGTTGTGGTCAACCGGGATGATGAGGTTCAACTGTGCAATCCGGCATTCGAGAAACTATTCCAGTACAAACATGAAGAGGTATTCGGACGAAGACTGGACATGCTGGTCCTCAATGAAGAGATGAGAAGGAAGATGGACAAGGCGTTTGGCATGAAGAGAGAATGCCGTTCGATAGAACTTGTGACGCAGCGGTGCCGAAAAGATGGCGCATTGATTGATGTTGAGGTCCACGGAGCGCCGTTGCTCGTGCGCGGAGAAGTGAATGGCGCGCTGCGCATCTATCAGGATATTTCCGAGCGAAAACGAGCCGAACAGGAAATGCAGCAGGCGAAAGAGGCGGCTGAGGCTGCGAGCGCGGCGAAAAGCGAGTTTCTGGCCAATATGAGCCACGAAATTCGCACGCCGATGAACGGAATCATGGGCATGACGGAGCTCGCACTGGAAACGGAATTGACTTCGGAACAGCGCGAGTACCTCGACACCGTGAAATTTTCGGCGGAGTCGCTGCTTACGGTCATCAATGACGTTCTCGACTTTTCCAAAATTGAGGCGCGGAAACTGAGTATCGACGCGATTGATTTTGATCTGCGGGACAACATCGGCGACGCGATGAAAACACTCGGCATTCGTGCACACCAGAAGCGCCTGGAAATCGCATACGACGTGCAGCCGGACGTTCCTGAAACAGTCATCGGCGATCCGGGAAGATTACGCCAGGTTTTGCTGAATCTGGTCGGCAATGCGATCAAGTTCACTGAGCAGGGCGAGGTGACCGTAACAGTCGAAGCAAGCACACAAACGCCAAATGACGCGGATCTGCACTTTGTGGTAGCGGACACAGGGATCGGCATCCCCAAGGAAAGACAGGCGGCCATCTTTGAAGCATTCACGCAAGCGGATGGGTCGATGACGCGCGAATACGGCGGCACAGGGCTGGGGCTGACGATCTCGACGCGATTGGTGGAAATGATGGGCGGGAGAATCTGGGTGGAAAGCGAGGCGGGCAAAGGGAGCCGTTTCCATTTTACGGTCCACCTTGGGAAACGCGCGGGACCGGCCAAGCCCTTAGCGATCAGCAGCGAGAGGGTGTTGCGCGGCATGCACGTGCTGGTAGTAGACGATAATGCCGTCAATCGAAGAATCCTCGAAAGAGTTTTGACCAATTGGGGGATGGAAGCCGCAACGGCGGACGGCGCGCAAGCAGCCATGGCATTGCTCGAGCAATTCAACAATACGAGCGAGCGATTCAGGCTGATTCTACTTGACGCGCGAATGCCCGGCATGGACGGGTTTACGCTGGCAAAAGAGATCAAGGATCATCCGGACTGGTCCTCGGCGACGATCATGATGCTTACGTCCGACGGCCAGCGAGGCGATGCGGCGCGTTGCAGACAACTGGGAATGGCGGCCTATCTGGTGAAACCCATCCGGCAATCCGAGTTGCTGGACGCCGTCCTGGCGCTCGCAGGAGCACGGCCGGAAACGAAGGAACCACAGCCGTTGGTCACCCAGCATTCGCTGCGCGAGCAACGGATGTCGCTCAACATTCTTCTCGCAGAGGACAATGCGGTAAATCAATTGCTCACCATGCGTTTGCTGGAAAAACACGGCTTCCAGGTGAGCGTCGCGCAAAATGGCCGAGAAGCACTCGATGCGATCGAAAAAGGCGTGTATCACCTGGTCCTTATGGATGTGCAGATGCCGGAAATGGACGGTTTCGAAGCAACGGACAGAATCCGGAAAGCGGAAGAAAAATCCGGGGGACACATACCGATTATTGCGATGACGGCGCACGCGATGGCGGGAGATCGCGAGCGTTGTCTGAAACATGGGATGGATGCCTATATTTCAAAGCCGATTCAAGGAAACGAACTCATCGCATTGATCAAGCGAATATGCAAGCTTGCTCCGGAGGCAATTGAAACGTAA
- a CDS encoding MurR/RpiR family transcriptional regulator, whose translation MVRSLSAKRQEVIRPLLENPRKYVLYSLRGLAKEFNSAPATLLRIAREMGFASYRDFRSYLHELAIAQATPFEVLESSAGSSSVAGQIEESLSRDMANLRALHHSLDVKRVIALVKKLYAADSILILGGDMAESLARFLEYNLIVIGFKSMALSGAGHISHRVRQVTRRDVVIAISYRRGLRQTIEGLRQAKNRGAYCVGITDSSISPVARYADEFFLTPTEGPLFAGSYVAAMSFLNLLLVGCSNYRRDHTLAILREAEKEQRTGFRWYSET comes from the coding sequence ATGGTTCGAAGCCTTTCGGCCAAGCGGCAAGAAGTGATCCGGCCACTGCTAGAAAATCCGAGAAAGTATGTTCTCTATAGCCTGCGAGGCCTGGCGAAGGAATTCAACAGCGCGCCGGCGACCTTGCTGCGTATTGCGCGCGAAATGGGCTTTGCCAGCTATCGCGATTTTCGAAGCTACTTGCACGAGCTTGCGATTGCACAAGCGACGCCATTCGAAGTGCTAGAGAGCAGCGCGGGAAGTTCGAGTGTGGCGGGGCAAATTGAAGAGTCGCTGAGCCGCGATATGGCCAATCTTCGCGCTTTGCACCATAGCCTGGATGTCAAGCGCGTGATTGCGCTGGTGAAGAAGCTCTACGCCGCCGATTCCATTTTGATCCTGGGCGGTGACATGGCGGAGAGCCTTGCCCGTTTTCTAGAATACAATCTGATCGTAATCGGATTCAAGTCCATGGCGCTTTCCGGAGCGGGACACATTTCACACCGGGTTCGACAAGTAACGCGCCGCGATGTGGTGATAGCGATCAGCTACCGGCGCGGGCTGCGCCAAACCATTGAAGGATTGCGCCAAGCGAAGAACCGAGGCGCATATTGCGTGGGCATCACGGACAGCTCGATTTCGCCTGTCGCCAGATATGCGGATGAGTTTTTCTTAACGCCTACCGAGGGTCCGCTTTTTGCGGGATCGTACGTCGCGGCAATGTCGTTTCTGAATTTGCTCTTAGTTGGCTGTTCCAATTACCGCCGCGACCATACGCTGGCAATCCTCCGCGAAGCGGAAAAAGAACAGAGAACTGGCTTCCGCTGGTATTCCGAGACGTAA
- a CDS encoding NAD(P)/FAD-dependent oxidoreductase, giving the protein MREKYDVVVIGSGPNGLAAAITVAQAGRSVIVFEARETIGGGARTEESTLPGFFHDVCSSVYPMALMSPFFRTLPLGKYGLEWVHPTLPLAHPMDDGTAAFLDRSIEKTAADLGADGKRYNELMSVLVEDWPKLEDFLLGPPSLPQHPFLAARFGLVAMRSASYVARSAFRDERARALFAGIAAHSILPLEKMPSAAFGLVLGAAGHLVGWPFARGGAQKIADALGRHLQELGGEIRTGTPVESLEEFSTAQTILCDVGPRQLAKLAGRRLADRFRRKLERFRYGPGVCKMDWALDGPIPWKANACAQAGTVHVGGTLEEIAASERDCWEGRISERPFVLVAQPSLFDSTRAPASKHVGWAYCHVPNGSGKDMSQAIENQIERFAPGFRERILKRSVRVASNLEAYNMNLVGGDITGGAAEVSQFFLRPTWRMYRTPARNIYLCSASAPPGGGVHGLCGYFAAKAALRDRSRAS; this is encoded by the coding sequence TTGCGCGAAAAATATGATGTGGTCGTAATCGGTTCTGGCCCGAATGGGCTTGCTGCGGCCATTACCGTGGCGCAGGCAGGACGTTCGGTCATTGTGTTTGAAGCGCGCGAGACGATTGGCGGCGGCGCGCGAACGGAAGAATCGACGCTTCCCGGATTTTTCCACGATGTTTGCTCCTCGGTATATCCCATGGCGCTGATGTCGCCGTTTTTCCGGACTTTGCCACTAGGAAAATACGGACTCGAATGGGTTCATCCGACTTTGCCTCTGGCTCACCCCATGGACGATGGGACGGCTGCATTTCTGGATCGTTCGATTGAGAAGACGGCAGCGGATTTGGGCGCGGATGGCAAACGATACAACGAGTTGATGTCCGTTCTTGTCGAGGATTGGCCGAAGCTCGAGGATTTTCTGCTGGGACCGCCGAGCCTGCCGCAGCATCCTTTTTTGGCGGCGAGATTCGGACTGGTGGCGATGCGCTCGGCGTCTTATGTAGCGCGAAGTGCGTTCCGAGATGAGCGGGCACGGGCGCTGTTTGCAGGAATTGCGGCCCATTCGATTCTGCCCCTCGAAAAAATGCCAAGCGCGGCATTCGGGCTGGTGCTAGGGGCGGCGGGGCATCTCGTGGGCTGGCCCTTTGCGCGGGGCGGGGCGCAGAAGATTGCAGATGCACTTGGAAGACATCTGCAAGAGCTGGGAGGAGAGATTCGCACGGGCACGCCGGTCGAATCTCTGGAAGAATTTTCGACAGCGCAGACGATTCTGTGTGACGTGGGGCCGCGGCAGCTTGCGAAACTAGCGGGCCGCCGATTGGCCGACCGATTCCGACGCAAACTGGAAAGATTTCGCTATGGTCCAGGAGTCTGCAAAATGGATTGGGCGCTCGATGGGCCAATTCCGTGGAAGGCGAATGCCTGTGCTCAGGCTGGAACAGTGCATGTGGGAGGGACGCTGGAAGAAATCGCGGCGTCAGAGCGGGACTGCTGGGAGGGTCGCATATCGGAAAGGCCATTTGTTTTGGTTGCGCAGCCGAGCCTCTTTGATTCCACGCGGGCGCCCGCGAGCAAGCATGTCGGCTGGGCCTATTGCCACGTGCCGAATGGATCGGGAAAAGATATGTCGCAGGCGATTGAAAATCAGATCGAGCGGTTCGCGCCCGGATTCCGCGAACGGATTCTCAAACGCAGCGTCCGCGTGGCATCGAATCTGGAAGCCTACAACATGAACCTAGTGGGCGGGGACATCACCGGCGGCGCGGCAGAAGTGAGCCAATTCTTTCTGCGTCCAACGTGGCGTATGTATCGCACACCGGCGAGGAATATATATCTATGCTCGGCATCCGCACCTCCCGGTGGCGGTGTGCACGGCCTATGCGGGTACTTCGCGGCTAAAGCAGCGCTGCGCGATCGCTCCCGAGCCAGTTGA
- a CDS encoding alpha/beta fold hydrolase, with protein MAGFAGLSMFAPVISGAIGFALGPWILRPMRKPLDAALIAKADGIFARDGVTPEEFDIRAPDGVMLRGWKVRSRTPNDDWVLLFHGIVDNRAEMAPYADFLLKAGYGTVMMDARAQGASDGTLATFGWKERWDTKKIVDALYASERPRTVFELGESMGAAIALQSAAVDPQIKAVVAEASFSSLREVSYDYAGLAVSSLLGRTLFRPASYFALRSAENEGGFPADGVSPAQAVSERAFPVLLICGTRDKTIPCRHSKQLFHEAIGPKQLWIVPGAGHTGAFGTEPAEFQRRVLAFFAKNQN; from the coding sequence TTGGCCGGGTTTGCAGGTCTCAGCATGTTCGCGCCGGTGATTTCCGGCGCAATTGGGTTTGCGTTAGGCCCGTGGATCTTGCGGCCAATGCGGAAACCGCTGGATGCAGCGTTAATCGCGAAGGCTGACGGGATTTTCGCGCGTGACGGCGTAACGCCTGAGGAGTTCGATATTCGAGCGCCGGACGGCGTGATGCTTCGCGGTTGGAAGGTTCGCTCGAGGACGCCCAATGACGACTGGGTTCTGCTGTTTCACGGCATTGTGGACAATCGCGCGGAAATGGCGCCATACGCCGATTTTCTTCTGAAGGCGGGATACGGCACCGTCATGATGGACGCCCGCGCGCAGGGTGCGAGCGATGGCACACTGGCCACGTTCGGTTGGAAAGAGCGATGGGATACAAAAAAGATTGTTGATGCACTCTATGCCAGCGAAAGGCCTCGAACTGTTTTTGAGCTGGGAGAATCTATGGGCGCGGCCATCGCGCTGCAGTCCGCCGCAGTGGACCCGCAAATTAAGGCCGTTGTGGCAGAAGCATCGTTCAGCAGCTTGCGCGAGGTCAGCTACGATTATGCGGGACTGGCTGTGAGTTCTCTGTTAGGGAGGACGCTTTTTCGCCCGGCATCGTATTTCGCGCTGCGCTCAGCGGAAAACGAGGGCGGATTTCCCGCGGATGGTGTTTCCCCTGCCCAAGCCGTGTCTGAGCGCGCCTTCCCTGTGCTGCTCATTTGTGGCACGCGCGACAAAACCATTCCTTGCCGGCACTCCAAGCAGCTTTTCCACGAAGCGATTGGTCCGAAACAATTATGGATCGTGCCGGGAGCGGGTCACACAGGTGCGTTCGGGACCGAGCCAGCGGAATTTCAGCGGCGCGTACTCGCATTCTTCGCGAAGAATCAGAACTAA